The stretch of DNA aggtatttttttttaagaaagttAGTAAGGTATATTTCTCCAGGTTACCTTAGGTGTCCAGGCTTGCTTGAAACAGACAGTAGGATAAGAGTACTCAATGGTTGGAAATTGTAACTCTGAAAAATCTTTACCAAACGAAATGTACAGTTACACATTTTTACATGGCAGTTAAAATTGATTGAGATACACTCTATTCTTGGCTACATTTCTGTGACATTCTTCAGAAGACTGAGGTTAAATTGAAAACCAGCCATGTTGGGGTAGTGgaagagatatttttttagtaggAGAGTTTCAAgtaacatataattatttataatctaCTGGTAGTAATAACCAGTTTGTCACAAGAAAAAGCATTTGGAAAATCTTTAAATTGGCAGCTGGTAAATGATACTAATGCAACTTGAATTTCCAGTAAACAAACTTCCAAGGGAAagtttgatatgatattttaattgcacaataatagGTACAAAAATATGTTGGAGGCGTATAAGAATACAACGCCACCACCAAAAACACCAGTCGATGCTGCTCACCTAATTGCAAGGGCCCTTCATATGATCCAGAGATCTGATTTGGAGGTAACTCTGTATTTCGATTTGTAGATTTTAAACAGTTCAATCTGAGAGGGAACTCAGAACAGTTCATTGATCAACGGTCATTTTTTACAAACTGATATTATCAGACAAAGAAATTTCTCTGCAATTTGCATTATATTTCTATTGCTTAAATTGGCTACAGACACTCTACTCACTCAATCTAGAAACTATGTTTCTCCGCAGGGTATTCTTGAATTTTACAACTTCCCAATCCCATCGCTCCCCACAGCATCGTCAAACCACCAGCCATCCTCACTACCAGAGGGTGTGCAATTTGTGCTAAATACTTTGCCGGTACATTGTGATAAACTATTACAACTATTCTGAATAATAGGCAAAGAATTGGACATCACACATTGAATAAAGACTTACATCATCGTTGGCAAATGCTCACATATCACTGATGCTATCAGGTTTATGACAAGTGCATTGGAGATGGTGATGGATTTACTGCATATGTTTCGACAACAGGTCCAAGGGAATCTGCAAATGTGCCGCTAGAAGTGCATGAGATGGTGATAGCAAGAACTCAAGCACGCCAATGTAGGGATTACCAGAGTGCTGATGCTCTTCTAAGCAGCCTGGATGAAGCTGGATACAAGTAAGGAATGCTCAGTAGTTAATATCATAAAATCCACATATCAATTCAACAGGGAATGTTTGTGTGTgtcatattttctaattttccaTACAAGAGTTATTATCATATTGTGTGAACATTGTCTTATCATTGACTAATTAGCAGGAATAGTTAGTATAACAGGCACAGAAAAACAACACAACttaaaaatgaagttgttttttgataattaaaaaaaagagcaatccTTGACATGTGAAAACACCCTCATTATCCCCACTCAGACAATTAAGCATTTACACATTTCCCAAACAAAAGCGTGAAGGATTTTTATAGcaactaatcatgattaaatgcaacaataattatcaGTTTGATTTGgtttaatcatatatatgtagtagTTTTGTTTGGAGGTCACAGGAAAACATAGCTTAGTGATAACTTTGATGAGCAGGATAATATCTTGTTCAGATGATGAGGTCCTTGCGAGGAAATACAGAATCAGAATGAGGTATCTACATTGCACCTCTatattgaataaaaatttgttGCACTACTATGAGTTCGTGAtctttcatatattaattaaaggGGAATCGATGCACCGGAGCTTAAGATGCCATATGGGAAGGAATCACGGAATGCATTGGTAAAACTAATTGGTGGGAAGAGCgtcaaaatttatgtatatgaCCTGGACCAGTTTGGACGCTATGTTGGTGACATATATTACAATAACGTGTTCATTCAGGTGAAACATAACCTGCTCAGTGTTCAGTAGCTCCACATGTATGATGATTTTACTGCTTCAACTCTGATGATAGAAATTGTGCGCCTTGAGTATTTCAGGAGCAAATGCTGAAGAATGGCCATGCATGGCACTTCAAGACTTATGATAAACGACCAGAGTTTGCAAGAGTAAGAGATTCTACTATATTCTGTTGTTACTTGTTTCACTCTTTAATTAAACtagaatacatttttttgacATGAACTTTGTCGAATCATGCTTCCATAGttcctaaaaaaacaatagctttatatttgtgaacatagcctttttgttgttgaaaaggatatatatatagatatatagatatacTATCTAAATTCTATGTTGCAACTTATGTTGTTAAATATTATGGGTAATAAAGAGCTGTTCACATGGCTCCTTGCTATAATGTgcagtgggagagagaggcaAGAGGTGCAAACCGAGGCCTTTGGGCGTCAGGGAATCCTGAGAAGCCATGGGATTGGAGAAGAGACCAACGCAATGCAAGGCAGGAAGCCATTCAGGTGTACTGAAGGTCTATTGAGACTCCAGCTCTCATTTCCCTAGAAATGGCCCCGTAAAAAATCCCTAgaaatgtgcatatatatatatatatatatatatatatatatatagtcctGTAATGTGGTTAAAATGTTGAGTAGTTTGTTGGCAATATAATGAATGTGTGTCAAAAAAAAGTGTATGTATGGTTTATGTTGCACTTAAGAGATTATCCAGGAGTCAGTTTGTTGTGTGTATTAACCTGAGAATGTAGAGATGAAACGTGGTCAATGGAAGACGTTTGCTCAGATATAAGAACAAGGTGTAATCTCTGCCGCGGACAGTGCGCAGTGGCAGCGAAACTTGCTCATATCCGAGGGTAAGACAACCCGTACAAAAATTATACCATATGCATTTTGTCTCaccaaattttctatattaatatgaatttcaaCTAGATAAttattgataataaattttactaaTTACAAAGAGTGTATTTATctgaaatattattaaaacttttatatctaaatacattttttctcatttctcTTATATTGCAAACATTAAAGTCaagtcatttcttttttatatgcacAAGGTTAACAAAATGTAGTATTAATCATTTGCATAACTAGAATACTAGAAAACACCACTAATTAACCAAacattttataagcataaaaaatcacatctaTTGTCTCAGCAGGTGCTTCCTAATCCAAGTCGAATATTGTACTAACCAACCTCAACGTCAGCAACTATTTTTCTGGAAGGTTAATTCGCTAGACTACAAGTGTGTTCCAAGGATTTGTCACAAAACGAGCTACAAATAGCTGACTTAGTAGTTCCGGACTTGTTATTTCACCGCAGAAAAATATACTCTTTTACTCTAGAGAGATTACATGGTGGCATCACAATACCAAATTCAGATCTAACATGTAAGCTTCATCTAAACCTATCCCTTGAAGCACAGATCAAAAAATACAGCAAACTCAAAAACAACTGATATGAGAGAATTCCTGTACCGAACATCACACATTTTCACTGCAGTGCATATCAGAGTTATACCTAACATTATTTGCTTAACTTTCAAGGataactatgtttttttggtCTTTTACATGATACTGTCACGATTCTATTGTATGGGGACGAGAAGCAGTTTGTTAATATCATTGTATGTTGTCAAGCCGACACCGCGGACCCACGCTCGTCGGACCCCGCTACCACCCAGATCTTGATTTGGAggggagggaaaaaaataaggggAGGGTAAAGGGGAAAGTGAaaagggaggggggagggagtGGATATTAGTTTTCTGTAGCCGAGGAGttagatataaaagtttggttttatatgtaaatatatgaaatacaGAGACTGACTTAAAAAATTGAGGACTACTCCATGAGACTTTATGCATCGTGAAACAACAACTTTTTGGTGGATAAGTGGTCCAATCCTAAGCGAGCACAAGGCTACTCGCTTAAGTTACACTGCATTGTTCAGTTCATGCCCTAAGTTGACATGTCTAGGCCCAAACTAACTCCGTGCACGTTTGCTTTGTATTATAGGGTCCAAAACAAATGGGAAAGAAAACGCTAAAAAGGAGATTAACAATTGGGCTGACAGATTTTACCGCTCACTTGACGCGCCAACTGTGGGCGTAAAAAACCTTTCCGGTGAACGGCATGACATGAGGCTGGATGATTCTAAATGTTGAGTAAAGTATGCACTAAACTTATTGGATTAATTCAGTCAATAATGAGGATGCATGCGCGATGATCTCTAATTCTCTATATCGACGAGGAGCCCATCGCCACAACAATATTCATCGTTTCCCTCGATTCtgatcggcagcggcggtgcatcaacggcgacgacgcagcCTTCTCTCTCCAGAGGTGCCATTGCCGCCGGTTTGGAagacacctcctcctccttgccgTTGCCGCCTTTCACCTCCCTCAGGTACAACACATTCTCCTCCACGTCGTACAGGTTCGCCGTCCTCACCTCCTGCGCCAGCGCGCACGGCGCGCAGCATAGCCACTTGCCGTagtccgccgccgtggcccGTCCGCCGCACATGGACCAGCGATCGGCCGGCAGCCTGAAGCGCCTCCGCATCTGGGCGCGCCAGAACCCGCCGTACATGAGGCCTAGCACGGAAA from Oryza brachyantha chromosome 12, ObraRS2, whole genome shotgun sequence encodes:
- the LOC102701039 gene encoding probable staphylococcal-like nuclease CAN3 gives rise to the protein MGNILRCFKGEDSGGDHYPYYKPTSRPHYPPPPPAAPARHQQPLGPHGVTPSTVGVAALAHDLLNFESTSMVPDGLSQHVASSRKAQVKWYKNMLEAYKNTTPPPKTPVDAAHLIARALHMIQRSDLEGILEFYNFPIPSLPTASSNHQPSSLPEGVQFVLNTLPVYDKCIGDGDGFTAYVSTTGPRESANVPLEVHEMVIARTQARQCRDYQSADALLSSLDEAGYKIISCSDDEVLARKYRIRMRGIDAPELKMPYGKESRNALVKLIGGKSVKIYVYDLDQFGRYVGDIYYNNVFIQEQMLKNGHAWHFKTYDKRPEFARWEREARGANRGLWASGNPEKPWDWRRDQRNARQEAIQVY